Proteins encoded in a region of the Globicephala melas chromosome 1, mGloMel1.2, whole genome shotgun sequence genome:
- the LRRC71 gene encoding leucine-rich repeat-containing protein 71, with protein MSGEASAPPVASPRAPRPGIQKSSGAVTRKGDRGAKEKPTTVLPPVGEEEPKNPEEYQCTGVLEVDFAELCTRWGYTDFPKVVTRPRPHPTFVPSASTSEKPTVDEQPLSGSCSFNSLESKYVFFRPTIQVELDPEDKSVKEIYIRGWKVEERILGIFSKCLPSLSQLQAINFWKVGLTDKTLTTFIALLPLCSSTLRKVSLEGNPLPEQSYHKLMAVDSTIAHLSLRNNNIDDHGAQLLGQALSTLHSCNRTLVSLNLGFNHIGDEGAGYIADGLRLNRSLLWLSLAHNRIQDKGALKLAEVLRPFELTHTEVVERRRLLLEKGSQERLRSVRSARSLRPEPLEPLPRHGDSKTEREKNQLMRVSSFAMVEKDKMQTTKTPKGLGKKKEKSGEVVKKEEKSGSGQSPTQGTPKKEDSTKTGKGKVTIPEQKLSKGKGTKTVSKEKRSILPELEVVGEATEMVNPLLEPVEHRDGKVFMPGNRVLLHLNLLRNRITEVGLEAFLTAVQYQAQFSESKSASRGPMGLLRLSLAKNCFSPQCPAYTTIQELMLPRDPVSKAKHKEEAAVASST; from the exons ATGTCGGGCGAGGCGAGCGCACCACCAGTGGCCTCACCCAGGGCCCCGCGTCCCGGGATCCAGAAGTCATCCGGTGCAGTGACCAGGAAAGGAGACCGCGGGGCCAAGGAGAAGCCGACGACCGTCCTGCCGCCGGTGGGGGAGGAGGAACCCAAAAACCCTG AGGAGTACCAGTGCACCGGCGTCCTCGAGGTGGACTTCGCTGAGCTCTGCACGCGGTGGGGCTACACGGACTTCCCCAAAGTGGTCACCCGGCCCCGCCCGCACCCAACCTTCGTCCCCTCCGCCTCTACGTCGGAAAAGCCCACCGTAG ACGAACAGCCGCTGTCCGGGTCCTGCAGCTTCAACAGCCTGGAGAGCAAATACGTGTTCTTCCGGCCCACCATCCAGGTGGAGCTGGACCCTGAGGACAAGTCCGTGAAGGAAATCTACATCCGCG GTTGGAAGGTTGAGGAGCGTATCCTGGGTATCTTCTCTAAGTGTCTGCCCTCCCTCAGCCAGCTTCAGGCCATCAA CTTCTGGAAGGTGGGGCTGACTGATAAGACCCTGACCACCTTTATcgccctcctgcctctctgctcATCCACGCTCAG GAAGGTGTCTCTGGAGGGGAACCCGCTGCCGGAGCAGTCCTATCACAAGCTCATGGCAGTGGACAGCAC GATCGCGCACTTGTCTCTGCGGAACAACAACATCGACGACCACGGCGCGCAGCTCCTAGGCCAGGCTCTGTCCACGCTGCACAGCTGCAACCGGACCCTGGTCTCCCTCAACCTGGGCTTCAACCACATCGGTGACGAGGGCGCGGGCTACATCGCGGAC GGCCTCCGGCTCAACCGCTCCCTGCTCTGGCTGTCCCTGGCCCACAACCGCATTCAGGACAAGGGCGCCCTGAAGCTGGCCGAG GTCCTGCGCCCCTTCGAGCTGACGCACACCGAGGTGGTGGAGCGCCGGCGCCTCCTGCTGGAGAAAGGTTCGCAGGAGCGCTTGCGATCGGTGAGGAGCGCTCGGAGCCTGAGACCTGAGCCCTTGGAACCGCTGCCCAG ACATGGGGACTCCAAAACAGAGCGTGAGAAGAATCAGCTGATGAGGGTCAGCAGTTTCGCAATGGtggagaaagacaagatgcagacAACGAAGACCCCTAAGGGTCTGggcaagaaaaaggagaagtccgGG GAAGTGgtgaagaaagaggagaagtcaGGGTCTGGGCAGTCACCCACACAAGGAACCCCTAAGAAAGAAGACTCCACAAAGACAGGCAAGGGGA AGGTAACCATCCCTGAGCAGAAACTAAGCAAGGGAAAAGGGACCAAGACTGTGAGCAAAGAGAAGCGCAGCATCCTCCCGGAGTTGGAG GTGGTTGGGGAAGCTACTGAGATGGTCAACCCTCTCCTGGAGCCCGTGGAGCACCGAGATGGGAAAGTTTTCATGCCTGGGAACAGGGTCCTTTTGCATCTCAACCTTCTCC GAAACCGCATCACAGAGGTGGGGCTAGAGGCCTTCCTAACCGCAGTGCAGTACCAGGCACAGTTCTCCGAGTCCAAGAGCGCGTCCAGGGGCCCCATGGGGCTGCTGCGGCTGTCCCTGGCG aAAAACTGCTTCTCCCCACAATGTCCTGCGTACACCACGATCCAAGAGCTGATGCTGCCAAGGGACCCTGTCAGTAAAGCCAAGCACAAAGAGGAGGCGGCTGTGGCTTCCTCCACCTAG